AACGATTTTGTTTCTTAAGCCCTTagagctgattttaaaatattctgattatGGGatattgagattttctttttaagtatttcaataatttaaaaagtataaagggACTGTAATATAGAAGGAGCCTATTAAACTGATCACTTGTAAAAGTGGCACCAAAAAAAGTTAATTCTATTTATAAAGTGGCTTAGCAGGCCCCCAATTATcaccaaaagacaaaaacaatgagCCAACAAAAATTAAAGCCCACATAATGTACACACATTCAAAGTCTACTTTTTTAGTCAATACTTACATTAGAGCTAAAAGCTATGCTTTTTTGCTGGGAAGTCTTTTCATTGGGAGTTTTAGTTCCATCTTCTGTTAGCTTTTGCAACAGCTAGACAGgtaagagaaaatttattttttaaaaaccgtAACTTTGGTTTACAGTACTGTATACAAAGCAGcccaattatatataaatttggtTGTACAGACACAAATCAAGTTGGAGCTAACCATATAGTTAACTGTCTAAACAACACTGTACTCTGTTGAGCACAAAATTGGCCTAATAGGCCTGATTAAGACACTCTACCCCATAAAGCAGTGttctattccccaataaagtaacTGACAGTAAAATTATACCAGGTAATAAATAGTTTCAAAGAACTAAGGCATTTGCCAGTTGGGCATCTAATCATCTGAAAAGAACAACTGAAGTAAGATCGTCTTTGTCTACTACTAATACGTAAGCATATCTACATCTGGGTCTGAATGATAGGTTCATCTAGACATCTTTCCTCTTTTAACTGATTCTAACAATTCCTAACTACCTTAAACCTTCAAAGCTATGGATTTTATGCTTTGGGTTTCACATAACTTTAAAAGCACAGTGCAATTTGCCAATGCACATCCAGCACACTTCTGGAGAATTGTGAAACTTATCTGCAAGTGAAGCAGGCCTCTTCTTCTGTAATCTCTCAAACCATCTGGAATATATTGCATTTATTATGAAAGAGACATCTATATCACAGATGCCCCACCATTACAAAGtgtacttttgtttaaaaattgtctttaataTCTTTTCCAAATAGTACCTATCCCAAATTCTAGCATGCACATGGATCTACCAACAAAAAAACTAAGCTTTCAGTGTGTGAACATAAACTTCAAATTAGTTAAACATCTGATGCTTAATGCCCATGTATCAATTACCAACAGATTTTCTTCATCAATGTCTGGAGACCACATTCATGATTTCTATAAGACAGAAATAAAGCAGATAAACTATACTGTATGTTGAATACAGAATTTGAGGGAACAAAATGCTGCAAATGCAAGCTACAGATACTCTGTATAGTTAGAAAAATTTGATAACTACACAAAAATCACCAAGGTACCAGCTACAATCATGAAAGTAATTGTgtcaattgaaaataaatttcattaatcTCCCATTTTTATGGGAGACCATGTCTAGTACCATCAGATCTGCTATTTTGATTTTCACAAATGTTTGACTAGCCTTTCCAAGTAGTCGTCTAAggtaaatcaaataaaaatggcTAATCAGCTCTTTCTGGCAGTAGCTTTCTGAAGATTTTGTCTGGATAATCCTTGAATACTTACCTCCAACTTTGCACCATTATTTGTTACAGCTGTCCCACGGCTTGTTTCTTTAGATACAAGAACAGTTCTGAGACTAGGAGGCAATTCAAAGTTGGTTGTTCCTAAGGCTTTTGCTGCATTGGCTTTTGCTATTTCTAACAGCTCCATTCGATctacaaaagaaacacaagataTTCATTAATCCTGTACTATCTCCCCAAAAGGACTCAGGAATCACAAAATAAGCTCGTGTTTTATTTAGAATAGCAAAAGAAAGATGTTTACCCTTCTTTCTGTTCCATGATCTTATCCAGTATACCACAATACTGGATAAAATACTGCAACAAAATCCTTTTTAGTAatacaatgttaatttttttaaaagcagtgtttTGATTCTCTTCTTCCCGTTCAATAGTCATCTTAGCAGAGCTTAAGGCTAGTCAACAAGTCACTTAACATTTAGAAGACTCCACTAAGAACTGCCAGCCACCAGGAGAAAAAGTTACCTCCACCCTGAGCCATCTAACACCTACAGCTTAATCCCAAAGGGGGAAGAAATGGTGTCCATGTGAACACTGGGTGTCAACTACAGTGCAGTGTTAACTATTAGTTTTAagtcctccctttcctcccaaaatattgaaatttcaggcaccaaacaaaacaaaaacattgtaaCTACACAGCAACTTTGGTTCCCTCGCCGGCTCATACTACCGCCACACGCATAAAAAGGTGCCCAAGGAGAAGTCACCTGCGCCTCGACCCCAAACGCTCACCTTTTTCACTTAAGCGAAATGGGGTTGGGCTCCGTGACCGCGTCCTGGATCTCCCGCGCCCACTCCTGTGCTCCTCCGGGTACACCGTGCGACCAAAGCCGTAGTAGCGTCGGCCCCGCGTTACGGCGTAGGCCCTTCGGGAATACGACCGTCCCCGAGAGCGGGACCGGCTGCGGGATCGGTCTGGCGAGGGAGAGCGGTAGTACCTCCGCGAGGAAGGGTAGTGCCTCTCCCAGTACCCGCGGCGGCTGCGGGATGGCGAGCGGCTCCGCGAGTACGACCGCGAGTAGCGCCTGTACTTCCTCTGGTGGCGCCTTCGGGAACGAGACCTGGACCTCCCGGACCTGCTCCGGCGCCGGGGCCGGCTCCGACTCCTGGACGACCACTGACTGGAGACGCCGGAACTGGATCGCGAGCTTCTCGAGTGGCTCCGCGTCACGGAGGACAGCCGGCTGGACCGGCCCGACGTCGACCGGGCCTCCTGCGGCGACCCCGGCCACATGTCGTTCACGTAGTTGGACATAACGGACTCCGGTGTGGCGCTTCCTTGTTTTGGAGGCTCCTTCCGGAACAGTCTGTTCCTAAGAACAaacaagtgggggaggggaatgaagTTCCGGAAGCCGCGCGGGAGAAGGCGGGGAAGCCCGGGGAAAGGAACGAGCCTCGCCTGATCCTAGTGCTGCCGACGCCAGACGCCGAGCTTTCCGCCCCACCGGCCCCACTTTGTTCGCCACACAGGGCCCCGCACTTTCCCTGCCACCCACGCTGAGGTTTCCGCGGGTCCGACCCCGTCACCAGAATATTTACCACAGGTCGCCGACGCCTCACTTATGACGAAGAGAAAGGCCCAACGGACGCCTTCCTCCACAGCTGAGGACGAAGCGGGGCTTTGGGGCAGCTACTCTCCAGCAGCAATGTCACACACGACACCTCCGACGTCCCGACGCGGAATGAGCTGGGCGTCGGCCGACGCATCGAAAGTACCAGAAGCTGAAGTACGGAGTATGCGCAGAAGCGGTGGTG
The Rhinolophus ferrumequinum isolate MPI-CBG mRhiFer1 chromosome 9, mRhiFer1_v1.p, whole genome shotgun sequence genome window above contains:
- the RSRP1 gene encoding arginine/serine-rich protein 1, yielding MSNYVNDMWPGSPQEARSTSGRSSRLSSVTRSHSRSSRSSSGVSSQWSSRSRSRPRRRSRSGRSRSRSRRRHQRKYRRYSRSYSRSRSPSRSRRGYWERHYPSSRRYYRSPSPDRSRSRSRSRGRSYSRRAYAVTRGRRYYGFGRTVYPEEHRSGRGRSRTRSRSPTPFRLSEKDRMELLEIAKANAAKALGTTNFELPPSLRTVLVSKETSRGTAVTNNGAKLELLQKLTEDGTKTPNEKTSQQKSIAFSSNNSLAKPVLQKSAKATAEEISSGSPKREQKKSPYELWKPV